The Coccinella septempunctata chromosome X, icCocSept1.1, whole genome shotgun sequence nucleotide sequence aataaataattttattccttgGATACAAATGAACTTAACAAGTATACTTTCAGAAGTCGATATTCTCTATATCTTTATCCGTTCTTCTCAAGGcttgataaaaatgaaaatcaagaaTCTAGGTAATTCAACATAGTAAAGATTTACTCTACTCTGGATACCGTATACTGGGTAATAAAATTTCTGGACCCGGCAACGCTGATCACTAGCCACTCTAGCCACCTGCTTAGTGCAGAAACGAGAAACGGCAGTACGTGGGATTTGGGTTTCATTAGAAGAAGCCACAagtcgtattcgggttcggATTTCGGACAGTTcaagaattgttctagaactgcgcagaactGTTGCGCAGTAGTTTCGAATCCTAGAACTGTCCGAGGATGGTTCTCATTTCATGAAAATCCGAAcgcaaaaaaaacgtcatatctcagctgtattcgggttcgactttcggacagtccgagaatggttctagaactgcgcaaaggattcgaaattcgaacccgaataaaACCTATGGCGcgtaaaatatgaaaaagattTGAATCTCAAGTTCATCTATTATCTGTGGTTATTTTGTTCAAAATCCTCAAAGGTCTTTTGCCATCCATTgttcgaaatattttgtgaaaactCTCCATTCTTTTGTCCGAATTGTATTGTCGAAATTCTTTTGTTACCCTTTTGTTGAAATTATCTCGTTTAAGTTGTTTTGTTATATTCTTTTGTTGTGAATATCTTGCTTAAATTCTTTTGTATATATAttcgttttttgaaattattttatcgttacctttttaaaattcaaataaaaaatttttttaaattctttttGTTCGAAGTCTTTTCTTGGAATCATTTCATGAATATGTCCGGCGAAGGTAAGTGcatattaaaaaattatatattaatTAAATAACTAAATTTCTTATTattcagatttcagtatgaATCATTTCCTACTCCTCGATAGAtctgatgaaaaatatttcaatagagaAAGGACCCTCAAACTACTTGAGCTCtataaaatttacaaaaaaaaagttgGTACCTATGAAGTGAAGTCGATGAAGAAGTTGTGGGAGTTGGTTGGCCAGGAAATGAGTAATCATttcaaaattacaatatccggcAGCAAGTGCGAAAACAGATTTAAAGTCCTGGAGAGGTGCTATAAGAAGGTTGTCGATAATAATAATGCAACAGGCAGGGGGAGAAGTAGGCCGTTTGAATTTGAGAATGAAATGGATGATATATTCCACAAAAAAAGGAATATGAGGCCAATCGTCCTACTTTCCAGTGAATCAATATTCACCGAACCACCTCCACAGTCTGGTGAACTTGATTCAGTCCCCTGCCTCTCAATTGAAGAAGACAGGGAAGTGGTTATCGATCAGCCTTCTACTTCCCAACCAACTGTCCCACAATCGGCTGAAACTTCAAGAAATAAGCGTGTTCCCAGCTGCTCCTACCAGAAAAGGAACGATATTCTGGTAGAGCTAAAAAACGATCTCAAGTCATTTTATAGCAGAAGAGAACAAAGGGAAGAGGAGAAATTGGAAATagctagaaaaaaaattgaacaaaaagTGTTAAAAAATCAGCTACTCAGTGAGTATATAgaactattaaaaaaaaaaaggattagTCGGTAATTTGTgtttgtatatatgtatatattttttatgtaaattgtttgtgttctttatttattttattcatttattatttttgtctgTGTTTATTAGTTGAATCTGATTTTGCCTTTTAGTTGagtatttgttatttatttatataaacaACAACATCTgttataaatataataaattttttaaataaatgtAGGTGAAAATGAAAATGCAGTTTTGTGttcatatatatttatatacgaattttcaacagaaattaTGCAATAAAGGAAAATTTCAAGACAAACGTATTCAATATTACCATATCTGAACGATGTTTAAATATCCATCATAGCAGCGACATAATTCCTATAATTTAAGCCAACTTCATTCCTCTCATCATTTTCATTATCATCATCGGTTTCATTGCCAAGATGTTCTGCATTGCGGTACTGGTTGATGCAAAGGTTGAAGTTCTGATCATCCATGCACATATTATGCAAAACGCAGCATGCTCTAGCAAAATGGCAAATCAATGGCGATCAATGTTTCTGCTCTT carries:
- the LOC123322411 gene encoding uncharacterized protein LOC123322411, coding for MNHFLLLDRSDEKYFNRERTLKLLELYKIYKKKVGTYEVKSMKKLWELVGQEMSNHFKITISGSKCENRFKVLERCYKKVVDNNNATGRGRSRPFEFENEMDDIFHKKRNMRPIVLLSSESIFTEPPPQSGELDSVPCLSIEEDREVVIDQPSTSQPTVPQSAETSRNKRVPSCSYQKRNDILVELKNDLKSFYSRREQREEEKLEIARKKIEQKVLKNQLLSEYIELLKKKRISR